A window from Methylocystis sp. MJC1 encodes these proteins:
- a CDS encoding DUF3592 domain-containing protein → MWEFLLVAAIVIVVFGFSIRRQLRFFLGARREVAGRISEVEPFLEQDDNGSRWVTRCKVEYEVDGKLYQRRTMRRVQPALGEAVILTYPESRPDEAVEGHQQAAAKQQIFALVASLLALLFLFLFRAYQASLLPE, encoded by the coding sequence ATGTGGGAATTTCTTCTTGTCGCCGCGATTGTGATCGTCGTTTTTGGATTTTCGATTCGCCGACAGCTGCGCTTTTTTCTGGGCGCGAGGCGGGAAGTCGCGGGAAGGATTTCGGAAGTCGAGCCCTTCCTCGAGCAGGACGATAATGGTTCGCGGTGGGTCACTCGATGTAAGGTAGAATATGAAGTGGACGGCAAGCTCTACCAACGGCGAACCATGCGCCGTGTGCAACCCGCACTGGGCGAAGCCGTTATACTGACCTATCCGGAGAGCAGACCAGACGAGGCGGTTGAAGGTCATCAGCAGGCAGCGGCCAAACAGCAAATTTTTGCTCTTGTGGCGAGTCTGCTAGCTTTACTGTTCCTTTTCTTGTTCCGAGCTTATCAAGCGAGCCTCCTGCCGGAATGA